The following are from one region of the Synergistaceae bacterium genome:
- a CDS encoding metallophosphoesterase → MNNKTYEKRFSEHYGFWLIWGLTLLAIHLFIYLRIRTAIGVGLRSFIWLSFSIVMMGVQLLSRRTKKIRHGIQRKWIDRICSVWTLFVLISFIILIILDLIKHLTGIGLPSGHDLLLSFALSAAVLIFGVKQANTVQTTVMKVPTSKLPEGCDRLRIVQLTDLHLGPFTGIPLLAQILRKVRSTGPDIVVVTGDIADGRLKGRRRETAMLSRIKPKFGVYAVTGNHDYYDDIDEAVAFMESAGMRVLRSEGIEAGGILIVGAEDRDHLIKEQWNLTRSETLVLSFERKQKEKFLLLLRHRPIVEAGTEGHFDLQLSGHTHGGQIFPLISSRHKIVGHPRGLKKLKCGGLLYVSNGAGFVGPPVRLMAPPEIAVFDLVREKTPD, encoded by the coding sequence ATGAATAATAAAACCTACGAAAAACGATTTTCGGAACACTATGGATTCTGGCTCATCTGGGGACTCACTCTCCTGGCGATACACCTGTTCATCTATCTCCGGATCAGGACTGCGATTGGAGTAGGATTGCGGAGCTTTATCTGGCTCTCATTCAGCATTGTCATGATGGGGGTCCAGCTTCTCTCGCGCAGGACGAAGAAGATCCGCCATGGCATCCAGCGCAAGTGGATAGACAGGATCTGCAGTGTATGGACGCTCTTTGTCCTTATCTCCTTCATCATCCTTATAATTTTAGATTTGATAAAACACCTGACTGGTATCGGACTTCCCTCAGGGCATGATTTGCTGCTGTCTTTCGCTCTCAGCGCAGCTGTGCTCATATTTGGAGTAAAACAGGCTAATACGGTTCAGACGACTGTGATGAAAGTCCCCACGTCCAAATTGCCGGAAGGATGTGACCGTCTCCGCATAGTTCAGCTCACAGACCTGCATCTGGGGCCGTTTACAGGGATCCCCCTGCTTGCACAAATTCTTCGGAAAGTACGGAGTACGGGACCGGATATCGTGGTAGTGACGGGAGATATTGCCGACGGCAGACTTAAAGGCCGCAGACGGGAAACGGCTATGCTCAGCCGCATAAAGCCGAAGTTTGGCGTGTACGCCGTGACGGGCAATCATGATTACTACGACGATATTGACGAGGCTGTCGCGTTCATGGAATCCGCCGGAATGAGAGTCCTGCGCTCCGAGGGCATCGAGGCGGGAGGCATTCTGATAGTTGGTGCCGAAGACAGGGATCATCTTATAAAAGAACAATGGAACCTGACACGTTCAGAGACACTTGTACTCTCGTTCGAACGCAAACAGAAAGAAAAATTCCTACTCCTGCTGCGCCACAGACCAATAGTGGAGGCAGGCACGGAGGGACATTTTGATCTGCAGCTGTCGGGACACACCCACGGCGGTCAGATATTCCCGCTGATCTCGTCACGCCACAAGATCGTGGGACATCCGCGCGGACTCAAGAAACTAAAGTGTGGCGGACTGCTCTACGTCAGCAACGGAGCAGGTTTCGTAGGTCCTCCTGTGCGTCTTATGGCGCCGCCTGAAATTGCAGTGTTTGATTTAGTGCGTGAAAAAACGCCAGACTGA